One genomic segment of Roseovarius carneus includes these proteins:
- a CDS encoding acetate--CoA ligase family protein has translation MTRDLARLLRPKSIAVVGGGAWCASVIEQCAKMGYSGAVWPVHPTRSEVAGTRAYASLEDLPSPPDAVFLGINRHATIDAVRSLSAMRAGGAVCFASGFAEAQAETGDGLDLQTALLEAARDMPVLGPNCYGFINYLDGALLWPDQHGGQRVERGAAILVQSSNMAINMTMQARGLPLAYVLTAGNQAQTGLAEMGLAALRDERVTALGMHIEGIGDIRAFEALAAEARALGKPIVALKAGRSDQAQAATVSHTASLAGSDAGARALLRRLGIAQVHGLTALLETLKLLHFAGQLASNRIISMSCSGGEASLIADVALDHDVTFPPLNDAQRKGLRDALGPMIALANPLDYHTFIWNDAAKMTACFTAMLQGDVAAGILIADFPRPDRCDPAAWGCLFEAGGAAQKATGKPLLLTATLPEALPEAFAARAAAAGMVPMMGLEDTLTAIAAAQLPPPQAEPIALTGTPINPVTLSEARAKSALAAHGLRVPQAHQCQRSALPEAAPEAPFPAVLKSEGLAHKTEAGGVALNIATPEALIKAAGTMPGDSFLIEEMITGAITELLVGVIRDPAHGFVLTLGAGGTMTELMCDTASLLLPATPEDIRAALMTLRIAPVLSGYRGKPGAEMQSIVDAVLAVQAYTLANAARVEEVEINPLIVTPTRAVAADALITLGEEP, from the coding sequence ATGACCCGCGACCTTGCCCGCCTCTTGCGGCCCAAATCCATCGCCGTGGTCGGCGGCGGTGCGTGGTGCGCCTCGGTGATCGAGCAATGTGCCAAAATGGGCTATTCAGGCGCAGTCTGGCCAGTGCACCCAACACGTTCTGAGGTCGCGGGCACGCGCGCCTACGCCTCGCTCGAAGACCTGCCTAGCCCACCAGACGCCGTTTTTCTCGGTATCAATCGCCACGCCACGATAGACGCCGTGCGCAGCCTCAGCGCCATGCGTGCGGGCGGCGCGGTTTGCTTTGCCAGCGGCTTTGCCGAGGCGCAGGCCGAGACGGGCGATGGCTTGGATTTGCAAACGGCCCTGCTTGAGGCCGCGCGCGACATGCCTGTGCTCGGCCCTAATTGCTACGGGTTTATCAACTATCTCGATGGCGCGCTCTTGTGGCCGGACCAGCATGGCGGTCAGCGGGTGGAGCGTGGCGCCGCCATCCTCGTGCAGAGCTCGAACATGGCGATCAACATGACCATGCAGGCGCGCGGCTTGCCACTGGCCTATGTGCTCACAGCGGGCAATCAGGCGCAGACGGGCCTTGCGGAGATGGGCCTTGCCGCGCTCCGCGACGAGCGGGTCACCGCCCTTGGAATGCATATTGAGGGCATCGGCGACATTCGCGCGTTCGAGGCCCTCGCGGCTGAGGCGCGCGCGCTTGGCAAACCCATCGTGGCGCTGAAGGCGGGCCGCTCGGATCAAGCGCAGGCCGCGACCGTGTCGCACACCGCCTCCCTTGCAGGCAGCGACGCCGGGGCCCGCGCCCTATTGCGCCGTCTAGGGATTGCGCAGGTCCATGGGCTGACTGCCCTTCTGGAGACGCTCAAGCTGCTGCATTTTGCAGGCCAGCTTGCGTCCAACCGCATCATCTCAATGTCCTGCTCGGGCGGCGAGGCGAGCCTGATTGCAGATGTTGCACTCGACCATGATGTCACGTTCCCGCCGCTGAACGACGCGCAGCGCAAGGGCTTGCGCGACGCGCTCGGGCCGATGATCGCCCTCGCCAACCCGTTGGATTACCATACCTTTATCTGGAACGATGCCGCGAAGATGACCGCCTGTTTCACCGCCATGCTACAAGGCGATGTGGCCGCAGGCATCCTCATTGCGGACTTCCCGCGCCCAGACCGCTGCGACCCCGCCGCGTGGGGGTGCCTGTTTGAGGCCGGTGGCGCGGCGCAAAAAGCCACCGGCAAGCCGCTCCTTCTGACCGCGACGTTGCCCGAAGCGCTCCCCGAGGCCTTTGCCGCCCGTGCCGCCGCCGCCGGGATGGTGCCGATGATGGGTCTGGAGGACACGCTCACCGCCATCGCCGCCGCTCAATTGCCCCCCCCGCAAGCGGAGCCAATCGCGCTGACCGGCACCCCGATCAACCCAGTCACCCTGAGCGAAGCGCGTGCCAAATCCGCCCTCGCCGCGCATGGTCTCAGAGTGCCGCAGGCACACCAATGCCAGCGCAGCGCATTGCCCGAGGCCGCACCCGAGGCCCCCTTCCCCGCGGTTTTGAAATCCGAAGGCTTGGCGCATAAAACCGAGGCAGGTGGCGTCGCCCTGAACATCGCCACACCCGAGGCGCTGATAAAGGCCGCAGGCACCATGCCCGGCGACAGCTTCCTGATTGAGGAAATGATCACCGGCGCAATCACCGAGCTTTTGGTCGGGGTCATCCGCGATCCGGCGCATGGGTTTGTCCTGACCCTGGGTGCGGGCGGCACAATGACCGAGCTTATGTGCGACACGGCCTCGCTTCTGCTGCCCGCGACGCCCGAGGATATCCGCGCAGCCCTCATGACCTTGCGCATCGCGCCGGTTCTGTCAGGCTATCGCGGCAAGCCCGGCGCGGAGATGCAGAGCATCGTCGATGCTGTGCTGGCCGTGCAGGCCTACACGCTGGCCAATGCGGCGCGCGTGGAAGAGGTTGAGATCAATCCGCTCATCGTCACCCCCACCCGCGCGGTGGCCGCCGATGCGCTTATCACTTTGGGAGAAGAGCCATGA
- a CDS encoding carnitinyl-CoA dehydratase, with the protein MSHPITTETRGQVLEVTLDRPKANAIDLTASRLMGEVFRDFRDDPALRVAIITGAGEKFFCPGWDLKAAADGDAVDGDYGVGGFGGIQELRDMNKPIIAAINGICCGGGLELALSADILLAADHASFALPEIRSGTVADAASVKLPKRIPYHIAMEMLLTGRWIEAEEAARWGMINRIYPAADLMSEARAMADHLASGPPLVYAAIKEIMRDAEGRSFQDTMNKIVRRQYPTVDALYASDDQMEGARAFAEKRDPVWKGK; encoded by the coding sequence ATGAGCCATCCGATCACAACAGAGACACGCGGCCAAGTGCTTGAGGTCACGCTTGATAGGCCCAAGGCCAATGCGATTGATCTGACCGCCAGCCGCCTGATGGGGGAGGTGTTTCGGGATTTCCGTGACGACCCAGCCTTGCGCGTCGCGATCATCACCGGCGCGGGAGAGAAATTCTTCTGCCCCGGATGGGACCTGAAGGCGGCGGCGGATGGCGATGCGGTGGATGGCGATTACGGCGTCGGCGGGTTCGGCGGCATTCAGGAACTGCGCGACATGAACAAGCCCATTATCGCCGCTATCAACGGTATTTGCTGCGGCGGTGGGCTGGAACTGGCGCTCAGCGCCGATATCCTTCTGGCCGCCGATCACGCGAGCTTTGCGCTGCCCGAAATCCGCTCGGGCACCGTCGCGGATGCGGCGTCAGTCAAGCTGCCCAAACGCATCCCCTATCATATCGCGATGGAGATGCTTCTGACCGGGCGCTGGATCGAGGCGGAGGAGGCCGCGCGCTGGGGCATGATCAACCGCATCTACCCCGCCGCCGATCTTATGAGCGAGGCGCGCGCGATGGCCGATCATCTCGCCAGCGGCCCGCCTCTGGTTTATGCCGCGATCAAGGAGATCATGCGCGACGCCGAAGGGCGCAGCTTCCAGGACACGATGAACAAGATCGTCCGGCGGCAATATCCGACCGTGGATGCGCTCTATGCCTCCGACGATCAGATGGAGGGCGCGCGCGCCTTTGCGGAAAAACGCGACCCGGTATGGAAGGGAAAATGA